Genomic segment of Mycolicibacterium psychrotolerans:
GCTCCATCGTTTTCGGTGAGCCGGACCTTGACGTTCTCGCTGCGCGAGGTCGGCACGTTCTTGCCCACGTAGTCGGCCCGGATCGGCAACTCGCGGTGCCCGCGGTCCACCAGCACGGCCAGTTGCACCGCGCGCGGCCGGCCGAGGTCGCGCAGCGCGTCGAGGGCCGAGCGCACTGACCGGCCGGTGTAGAGCACGTCGTCGACGAGGATCACCAGGGCGCCGTCGATGCCGCCGGGCGGAATCGACGTCGGGGCCAGGGCCCGGGGCGGCTTGGACATCAGGTCGTCGCGGTACAGCGTGGTGTCCAGGGCGCCGTGGGCGACCTCGGTCTGGCTGAACTCCGCGATGTTGCGCGCCAGGCGGGTGGCCAACGTCACGCCTCGGGTGGGGATGCCCAGCAGGATGACTCGCGGTGCGTCGGGTGCGTCGAGCGCGGTCTTCTCGATGATCTGGTGGGCGATGCGGGCGATCGTTCGACTCACGTCCGCCGCGGACATCAATTCCCGGTCACTGGTGGCAGCCACGGGTAACCCGGACCTCCTTCTCCGCCTCACGGGACGGTCGTTAAAGGACGGTCAAACCGCGGCAAGCCTAGCAGGTCGGGCAGCGTGTCAGCTCTGCAGCCTCGCCATCTCGCCGGGCGCCACTGCATACACGGCGTTGTTGGCGTAGTTGGTGAAGTACACGGTGCCGTTCGGACCGACCGCCATGGCGGCGTAGTCGCCGCCCAGTTGGCTCGACGCGATGGAACCGATGACCATGTTGGTCGCGGTGTCGATCACGGTGACCGTCTTGCCACCCTCGTGTACGACGTAGGCGCGGGTGCCGTCAGCACTGACCATCAGGTACTGCGCTCCGACCGGAACCATGATTGTGGCGATCCTCGTGTTGTAGTCCAGGCTGCCGGGTGTGGTGTCGATGACCGCGAACGTCTGCGATGAGTAATCGATCCAGTCGTGCGTCACGCGCGTGTAGGCGCGACGGCCATCGGGGCTGAATGCAATAGTCGCGATGGGCTTGGTGTAACCATCAGGGTTGTCGAGCCGCACGAAGCCCAGAGGTGCCAGCGTGCGCGCATCCATGACGTCCACGCCGGGAATCCACGGATAGCCGCTGGCGGCATAAAGTCGGGTTCCGTCGGGACTGACCTCGATGGCCGAGTAGTAATCGCCGTATTGCGAATTGCCTGCGGCGGCCACCACTGTATTGGTAGTGGCGTCGACCAATGTCACAGTGCCGGCGTAGAAGCTGTCTCCCACCCACATCTCCGAGACGTAGACCTGCTTTCCGTCCGGGCTGATCGCCATGTCTGTGATGCCGGCGGAGTTGGCCCAGCATTCCGTCTCGCATTTCGGCATCGTGATGGTTGCAACGGCCGTTCGGGTGGAGGTGTCGATGACCTTGACCGAGGCCGTCACGTAGTAGGAGTCGTATTGGCCGACGTACAGATATCGGCCATCTGGAGAAGCCACCATCGGAACGTAGCTTCCTACTCCCGGGATGGTGTTGATGACCGTGTTGGTCGTGGTGTCGATGACCGACACGGTGCTGTCTCCGGTGTTGTGGATGTAAAGCCGATTCCCCGAAACAACGGCTTCGACGGGGTGAGATCCCACCGCGACGGGCGTGACCCCAGTGGCCGCTGCGGGCAGGATCGGCACTGTAACAGGAACGTTCACACTTGCTTTGCCGTCGCTGACTGTGATGGTCAAGCTGTCGGAGTCAGGGCCGGATGTCTGCGCCGCCTGCTGTCTGGCGGTCAGGGTGGGTGTGTACAGGTAGGAATACGTGGTGCTGTTCGTGCCGGCCACCGTCGTCACCGTGACTGTGCCCTGACTCGGCTCAGCACTGATGCGGTACGTCAACGCGTCCCCGTCGACATCTCCGACGGTGAACGAGCCTGACACCGCTCCATCGGCGAGGCTCGGCTCGGCCACAGTGGGTCCGGCAGTCAGCGTTGGCGCATTGTTGCCCGGGGTGACGGACACCACCCGTAGTGCCGCATCGCGTGAGTCGGTGACATAAAGCCTGGTCCCATCGGCGCTGACAGCGATGTCGTGGTTCCCCGATTCCGGTATCGCATCGATCGAGAACGTCTGGACGACAGCGCTTGTGGCGGTGTCGATCACCGATACCGTGTCATTTCCGTTGGCCACGAACACCTGTCCACCGTCGGGGCTGACGATGAGTGAAGTGGGTGTCGGACCGACCGTGATCGCTGCCCCGGCGACGCGGTTGGTCACCGTGTCGATCACCGACACGCTGCCCGCGCCATTTGCGACGTACAGCCGGCCACCGGTCGGGGCCAGGGCCACATCGCGGGGTGAGTTCCCCACCTTGATCCGTGTGATCACGGTGTTCCTCGCTGCATCGACGACCGCGATCTGATCCGAGCCTTTCAGTGCCATATAGATGCGGGTGCCATCGCGGCTCAT
This window contains:
- a CDS encoding DUF5074 domain-containing protein: MVNTATGGVVATVPVGGSASAVALNPTGSRAYVTLKSASKVAVIDTVTNKVLASVAVGLSPTSVVLSPNGSRAYVTNSGGGTMSVIDTATNTRIANISVGLSPAGITMSRDGTRIYMALKGSDQIAVVDAARNTVITRIKVGNSPRDVALAPTGGRLYVANGAGSVSVIDTVTNRVAGAAITVGPTPTSLIVSPDGGQVFVANGNDTVSVIDTATSAVVQTFSIDAIPESGNHDIAVSADGTRLYVTDSRDAALRVVSVTPGNNAPTLTAGPTVAEPSLADGAVSGSFTVGDVDGDALTYRISAEPSQGTVTVTTVAGTNSTTYSYLYTPTLTARQQAAQTSGPDSDSLTITVSDGKASVNVPVTVPILPAAATGVTPVAVGSHPVEAVVSGNRLYIHNTGDSTVSVIDTTTNTVINTIPGVGSYVPMVASPDGRYLYVGQYDSYYVTASVKVIDTSTRTAVATITMPKCETECWANSAGITDMAISPDGKQVYVSEMWVGDSFYAGTVTLVDATTNTVVAAAGNSQYGDYYSAIEVSPDGTRLYAASGYPWIPGVDVMDARTLAPLGFVRLDNPDGYTKPIATIAFSPDGRRAYTRVTHDWIDYSSQTFAVIDTTPGSLDYNTRIATIMVPVGAQYLMVSADGTRAYVVHEGGKTVTVIDTATNMVIGSIASSQLGGDYAAMAVGPNGTVYFTNYANNAVYAVAPGEMARLQS
- the pyrR gene encoding bifunctional pyr operon transcriptional regulator/uracil phosphoribosyltransferase PyrR, encoding MAATSDRELMSAADVSRTIARIAHQIIEKTALDAPDAPRVILLGIPTRGVTLATRLARNIAEFSQTEVAHGALDTTLYRDDLMSKPPRALAPTSIPPGGIDGALVILVDDVLYTGRSVRSALDALRDLGRPRAVQLAVLVDRGHRELPIRADYVGKNVPTSRSENVKVRLTENDGADGISIAPYGGPTR